The following are from one region of the Methanoculleus caldifontis genome:
- a CDS encoding glycosyltransferase family 4 protein: MRVACLTFWFYDYTIQMANELARHAEVLLLLPDYRSEEYLESIDPRVKVSVFPYSDTSRISMLREIVATVDGFKPDVVHFQVNNPMLCPLLPMLRRYPLVATFHDIEPHPGEDRLLDIGSLLYRLTLLTSRLLPDRIFVHGRALKETLVREYRVPGRKVHVIPIGEHEVTPFTKFEQEGLGPDGRRILFFGRIHRYKGLECLIRAEPLITREVPDARIVIAGTGEEFGRYEAMMAGRDAFEVRNYRIPYEEGARLFQQASLVALPYIEASQSGVIPTAYGFRRPVVATDVGGLPEIVDDGRTGYVVPPRDPEALAAALVSLLKDPEACRRMGEQGYTKLKTDMAWSTIVKSLLAVYNELVPVPGRSDSFAGKKPHDPVSIAGEER, translated from the coding sequence ATGCGAGTGGCATGCCTGACCTTCTGGTTCTACGACTACACCATCCAGATGGCAAACGAGCTCGCCCGGCACGCCGAGGTGCTGCTGCTGCTGCCGGACTACAGGTCGGAGGAGTACCTGGAGAGCATCGACCCCCGGGTGAAGGTCAGCGTCTTCCCCTACTCCGATACGTCGCGGATCTCGATGCTCCGGGAGATCGTCGCGACGGTCGACGGCTTCAAGCCCGACGTCGTTCACTTCCAGGTGAACAACCCCATGCTCTGCCCGCTCCTCCCCATGCTCCGGAGATACCCGCTGGTGGCGACGTTCCACGACATCGAACCGCACCCCGGCGAAGACCGCCTCCTGGACATCGGCTCCCTCCTCTACCGGCTCACCCTGCTCACGTCCCGGCTCCTCCCCGACCGGATCTTCGTCCACGGCAGAGCGCTCAAAGAGACCCTGGTGCGGGAGTACCGCGTCCCCGGCCGGAAGGTGCATGTCATCCCGATAGGCGAACACGAGGTTACGCCGTTCACGAAGTTCGAGCAGGAGGGGCTGGGGCCCGACGGGCGCCGGATCCTCTTCTTCGGCCGGATTCATCGTTACAAAGGGCTCGAGTGCCTGATCCGGGCCGAACCCCTCATCACCCGCGAGGTCCCCGACGCCCGGATCGTCATCGCCGGGACGGGGGAGGAGTTCGGCAGGTACGAGGCGATGATGGCAGGAAGGGACGCCTTCGAGGTCCGAAACTACAGGATACCCTACGAGGAGGGCGCCCGGCTCTTCCAGCAGGCAAGCCTCGTGGCGCTCCCGTATATCGAAGCGTCCCAGAGCGGCGTCATCCCGACCGCGTACGGGTTCAGGCGGCCGGTCGTCGCCACGGATGTGGGAGGATTACCCGAGATCGTCGACGACGGCAGGACCGGATACGTCGTGCCGCCGCGAGACCCGGAGGCGCTGGCCGCCGCACTCGTGAGCCTGCTCAAAGATCCGGAGGCGTGCCGGCGCATGGGGGAGCAGGGCTACACGAAACTGAAGACGGATATGGCCTGGTCCACGATCGTGAAGTCTCTCCTCGCGGTCTACAACGAACTGGTACCCGTTCCGGGGAGGAGCGACTCCTTCGCAGGCAAGAAGCCTCACGATCCGGTCTCGATCGCCGGAGAAGAGCGATGA
- a CDS encoding MATE family efflux transporter, protein MAVALPKNFSEVRRQFQEPLIRNSFFIMASSFVAAGFGFFFWMIAARFYSQADVGIATALMSSVGLLILISRLGLDQSVIRFFPSRDKNRVLGTAILVPTAIALGAGLLFIATVDLVSPELAIVRTIAPLYLIILGAYSVTWVLEGALNALRRSEHYFALNLLYGSRILFLVPLVFLGATGIFGAFGLSFVIGLFLALFLLSRSSVRPVLGVDRVFLREAWQFSAGAYVAGILMSAPNMVIPIMVLHVLGAESTANYYITYAIVSVLFMIPYAFTTSLFVEGSHGGEMKGSVLRTLASMFALLIPAIIVLSLFGEQILSLIGKDYVEGIALLQVLAVSALFVSICQTFISIAKVRNDIRSLIILSGFVSIALLGLGYTLMDRFGLIGMGYAWFTTYLAGTLLVGLILKKKGWV, encoded by the coding sequence ATGGCAGTAGCACTCCCCAAAAACTTCAGTGAGGTGAGAAGGCAGTTCCAGGAGCCGCTTATCCGGAACTCGTTCTTCATCATGGCTTCATCGTTCGTCGCAGCGGGATTCGGGTTCTTCTTCTGGATGATCGCGGCCCGGTTCTACTCGCAGGCGGACGTGGGCATCGCAACTGCCCTGATGTCGTCTGTCGGGCTCCTCATCCTCATCTCCCGGCTCGGCCTGGACCAGTCGGTGATCCGGTTCTTTCCCAGCCGTGACAAGAACCGGGTGCTCGGGACCGCCATCCTCGTGCCGACGGCGATCGCGCTCGGTGCGGGCCTGCTCTTCATCGCCACGGTCGACTTAGTTTCACCGGAGCTCGCGATCGTCCGGACGATCGCGCCGCTTTACCTCATCATCCTCGGAGCATACTCCGTCACCTGGGTCCTTGAGGGCGCGCTCAACGCCCTGCGGAGATCCGAGCACTACTTTGCCTTGAACCTCCTCTACGGGTCGAGGATCCTCTTCCTGGTGCCCCTGGTCTTCCTCGGGGCGACGGGTATCTTCGGGGCCTTCGGCCTCTCGTTCGTCATCGGCCTCTTCCTTGCTCTCTTCCTCCTCTCGCGGTCCTCCGTGCGCCCGGTACTGGGCGTGGACCGGGTCTTCCTGCGGGAGGCCTGGCAGTTCTCAGCCGGCGCATACGTCGCCGGGATACTGATGTCGGCACCGAACATGGTCATCCCGATCATGGTGCTCCACGTGCTCGGCGCCGAGAGCACCGCCAACTACTACATCACCTACGCCATCGTCTCGGTGCTCTTCATGATCCCCTACGCGTTCACGACCTCGCTCTTCGTCGAGGGGAGCCACGGCGGGGAGATGAAGGGGAGCGTGCTCCGGACGCTCGCGAGCATGTTCGCCCTGCTCATACCTGCAATCATCGTTCTCTCCCTCTTCGGGGAGCAGATCCTCAGCCTGATCGGCAAAGACTACGTCGAGGGGATAGCCCTGCTCCAGGTGCTCGCGGTCTCCGCCCTCTTCGTCTCGATCTGCCAGACCTTCATATCCATAGCAAAAGTCCGGAACGATATCCGGAGCCTCATCATCCTGAGCGGTTTTGTCAGCATCGCCCTGCTCGGCCTCGGCTATACCCTGATGGACCGGTTCGGCCTCATCGGGATGGGGTATGCGTGGTTTACCACGTATCTTGCAGGCACGCTCCTCGTGGGCCTGATCCTGAAGAAGAAAGGGTGGGTATAA
- a CDS encoding right-handed parallel beta-helix repeat-containing protein → MTERRNIFRLAAVLLVCCLIPAFSPVSAAESATGATLTVAASDSTELSKNQADYVCDGVDDHVEIRQALAALPEGGKVVLSEGTFNCAGILAPAGGTTLSGQGPDATNLVFTRDGRINVDREYVTLDGFSVKGSGYSSGVKWLGVVTVRASHAEIHNITGTADTTIQAVFLLIHDPAVYAPTLEDVEFVNCKAVDTGTYGFLHNAWGTTNKTIKDVRYENCAAINCGKFGAFNPWITGFDFAELNDMDGLYVKDCHAEGNLESGFHFEFDPKVTNAVLENCTSVNNGQKPYPTVPYKQSDMSTHYFGCGYYAPNCDVTFINCTAEGNSLYGFYATNGGKLYNCVEKESGAGKTDYTHRKPAGYYAIPTRSVNPSLVLENCTSIDSHGYGIQIDLAKNVQIKNFQMINPAGIGGKGASLGGTNGQFSDSSVDIIASGDLVETLVWAKNNQNVEYTGEVTSDSDRAFVVEGGGDVRTTGMKVVPADGA, encoded by the coding sequence ATGACAGAAAGGCGAAATATATTCAGACTGGCTGCAGTGCTCCTGGTATGCTGCCTGATCCCGGCATTCTCGCCGGTCAGTGCGGCGGAGTCTGCAACAGGAGCCACGCTCACCGTGGCTGCAAGCGATAGCACCGAACTGTCGAAGAACCAGGCAGACTATGTCTGTGACGGCGTCGACGACCACGTGGAGATCCGGCAGGCGCTCGCCGCGCTGCCCGAAGGCGGTAAGGTCGTCCTCTCGGAAGGTACGTTCAACTGTGCGGGCATCCTCGCTCCGGCGGGAGGCACGACGCTCTCCGGCCAGGGTCCGGACGCGACGAACCTTGTGTTCACCCGTGACGGGCGCATCAACGTCGACCGCGAGTACGTGACCCTCGACGGGTTCAGCGTCAAGGGCAGCGGCTACAGCAGCGGCGTCAAGTGGCTCGGCGTGGTGACCGTCCGTGCAAGCCACGCAGAGATCCACAACATCACGGGAACCGCGGATACGACCATCCAGGCGGTCTTCCTCCTGATCCACGACCCGGCTGTCTATGCGCCGACCCTCGAGGATGTCGAGTTCGTCAACTGCAAGGCCGTGGACACCGGGACCTACGGGTTCCTCCACAACGCCTGGGGAACGACCAACAAGACCATCAAGGACGTCCGCTACGAGAACTGCGCCGCGATCAACTGCGGCAAGTTCGGCGCGTTCAACCCCTGGATCACCGGGTTCGACTTTGCCGAGCTCAACGATATGGACGGCCTCTACGTCAAGGACTGCCACGCCGAGGGCAATCTTGAGTCCGGGTTCCACTTCGAGTTCGACCCCAAGGTGACAAACGCGGTTCTCGAGAACTGCACGAGTGTAAACAACGGGCAGAAGCCCTACCCGACGGTGCCTTACAAGCAGAGCGACATGTCGACCCACTACTTCGGGTGCGGCTACTACGCCCCGAACTGCGACGTGACGTTCATCAACTGCACGGCGGAGGGCAACTCGCTGTATGGCTTCTACGCCACGAACGGCGGCAAGCTCTACAACTGCGTCGAGAAGGAGTCCGGCGCCGGGAAGACCGACTACACCCACCGCAAGCCGGCCGGCTACTACGCCATCCCGACCCGCTCGGTGAACCCCTCTCTGGTCCTGGAGAACTGCACGAGCATCGACTCCCACGGCTACGGCATCCAGATCGATCTCGCGAAGAATGTCCAGATCAAGAACTTCCAGATGATCAACCCGGCCGGGATCGGCGGCAAGGGTGCGAGCCTCGGCGGCACGAACGGCCAGTTCAGCGACTCGTCGGTCGACATCATCGCATCCGGCGACCTGGTCGAGACTCTGGTCTGGGCAAAGAACAACCAGAACGTCGAGTACACAGGAGAGGTCACCTCCGACTCCGACCGCGCCTTCGTGGTTGAGGGTGGAGGCGACGTCCGGACGACAGGCATGAAGGTCGTGCCTGCCGACGGCGCCTGA
- a CDS encoding DUF2206 domain-containing protein yields the protein MHLLNPFRMNDWDNRTFFWAFQAFQVAFVAVVCLSLVGYHIPIAREVLALLYLTFLPGLLVLKALRLHNLGTVETTLYSVGLSLAVLMLTGLAANVVYPLIGYARPFSFAILFITIVAVVQVLFYLALVRDREYAGASSAGAEISIPPPAAPLLALLPFFAIIGTHLRNEYHMVTLLFLLLVLLAVIGLAVGFDRLIPPSCYPLAVYAIALSLLYHTSLISEYIWGYDIHHELHLINSVLVPGLWDMTIPYNTNGMLSIVALVPIYSLICDLDPVWVLKIIYPLIFALVPLGVYRAVEKQTNAKVGFLSAFFFVSFFTFYTEMISLARQQIAELFLVLTILVLIDKSMARSSRAFLMVTFGFAMIVSHYGLSYIYLFSLVPAWLLLILPEHLPSRIKGMLRGIPDALAHDPLAPGGAAPRPEVRTLVLPYILVFAILTYLWYSTVAEGTAFATIAGIGDKIWTTLFIQTHSATPAQGMQILTGQSATPLHSLAKVVHIATQGLIAVGLLAALAKRGRWRIEPEYLAVSLVFLLINVAGIVVPFFASSLNTSRLYHITLLLLAPFAIIGGITLYEAVAGRLRAISAVPFMGTAYQALSLFFVVFLLFNSGVIYQVVGDSPTSMALETTGDKPVFNGKEVQGARWLLSEGNQRPIYVDGMRWWLLLGFDPGHQRYLPANASLIEPNSYTYFGTYNLVREDIRLEAQKNTVTTAMYVDAGLFVENQNRIYDNAGSAVYYR from the coding sequence ATGCACCTGCTCAACCCGTTCAGGATGAACGACTGGGATAACAGGACGTTCTTCTGGGCGTTTCAGGCATTTCAGGTCGCCTTCGTCGCGGTGGTCTGCCTCAGCCTCGTCGGATACCACATACCGATCGCGCGGGAAGTTCTGGCCCTCCTCTACCTCACGTTCCTGCCCGGCCTTCTCGTGTTGAAGGCGCTCAGGCTCCATAACCTCGGCACGGTCGAGACGACGCTCTACTCGGTCGGGCTGAGCCTTGCGGTCCTCATGCTCACCGGCCTTGCCGCAAATGTCGTCTACCCGCTGATCGGGTACGCACGGCCGTTCTCATTCGCGATCCTCTTTATCACGATCGTCGCCGTCGTCCAGGTCCTCTTCTACCTCGCGCTCGTCAGGGACAGGGAATACGCCGGCGCGAGTTCTGCGGGGGCGGAGATCTCCATCCCCCCTCCCGCAGCCCCGCTTCTGGCGCTGCTCCCGTTCTTTGCGATCATCGGGACCCACCTCAGGAACGAGTACCACATGGTGACGCTCCTCTTCCTCCTCCTCGTCCTGCTCGCCGTTATCGGCCTTGCCGTCGGGTTCGACCGCCTCATCCCGCCATCGTGTTATCCGCTCGCGGTCTACGCGATCGCACTCTCGCTTCTCTACCACACCTCGCTGATATCGGAGTATATCTGGGGCTACGACATCCACCACGAGCTCCACCTCATCAACAGCGTGCTGGTGCCGGGACTCTGGGACATGACCATCCCCTACAATACGAACGGGATGCTCTCGATCGTCGCGCTCGTCCCCATCTACTCGCTCATCTGCGACTTAGACCCGGTCTGGGTCCTCAAGATCATCTACCCCCTCATCTTTGCCCTCGTCCCGCTCGGCGTCTACAGGGCCGTCGAGAAACAGACGAACGCGAAGGTCGGGTTTCTCTCCGCCTTCTTCTTCGTCTCGTTCTTTACGTTCTACACGGAGATGATCTCCCTTGCCCGCCAGCAGATCGCGGAACTCTTCCTGGTGCTGACCATCCTCGTGCTGATCGACAAGTCCATGGCCCGGAGCAGCCGGGCGTTCCTCATGGTCACCTTCGGCTTTGCGATGATCGTCTCGCATTACGGCCTCTCGTACATCTACCTCTTCTCGCTCGTTCCGGCATGGCTCCTGCTGATCCTTCCCGAGCACCTGCCGTCCCGCATAAAGGGAATGCTCCGCGGGATTCCGGACGCCCTGGCGCACGACCCGCTGGCCCCGGGGGGAGCCGCTCCCCGGCCGGAAGTCAGGACGCTCGTCCTCCCCTACATCCTGGTCTTTGCCATCCTCACCTACCTCTGGTACTCGACGGTGGCGGAAGGAACGGCGTTCGCCACCATCGCCGGGATCGGGGATAAGATCTGGACCACCCTGTTCATCCAGACCCACAGCGCGACCCCCGCCCAGGGGATGCAGATCCTCACCGGCCAGTCGGCGACGCCCCTGCACAGCCTCGCGAAGGTCGTCCATATCGCGACCCAGGGGCTCATCGCCGTGGGGCTGCTCGCGGCCCTCGCAAAGCGCGGGCGGTGGCGGATCGAGCCCGAGTACCTCGCCGTCTCCCTGGTCTTCCTCCTCATCAACGTGGCCGGGATCGTCGTGCCGTTCTTTGCGAGTTCGCTCAACACCAGCAGGCTGTACCACATCACGCTGCTCCTCCTCGCGCCGTTCGCGATCATCGGCGGCATAACGCTGTACGAGGCAGTGGCCGGGAGGCTACGCGCCATAAGCGCCGTGCCGTTCATGGGGACGGCGTACCAGGCGCTCTCGCTCTTCTTCGTCGTCTTCCTCCTCTTCAACAGCGGGGTCATCTACCAGGTCGTGGGCGACAGCCCGACATCGATGGCGCTCGAGACGACCGGGGACAAGCCGGTCTTCAACGGCAAAGAGGTCCAGGGAGCAAGATGGCTCCTCTCGGAAGGCAACCAGCGCCCCATCTACGTCGACGGTATGCGCTGGTGGCTCCTCCTCGGCTTCGACCCGGGCCATCAGCGATACCTCCCGGCAAATGCGTCGCTGATAGAGCCGAACTCCTACACCTACTTCGGCACCTACAACCTCGTCCGGGAGGACATCCGGCTTGAGGCGCAGAAGAACACGGTCACGACGGCGATGTACGTCGATGCCGGACTCTTCGTAGAGAACCAGAACAGGATCTACGACAACGCCGGTTCAGCCGTCTACTACCGGTGA